From Pseudoalteromonas sp. Scap06:
ACTAATTTGCCAAAACACACTAAACCGCTCATTTTTAGCACATATCTGCGAGCAATAAACTTAAATAAGTCCCCGTTCGGCAAACGAAACACAATTTTCACCACCAATAATAATATGATCCAATACATTTATGTCGACTAATTGCAGCGCTTGGCACAATTTATTGGTAATTAGTTTATCGGCCTGACTTGGTTCTGCAATACCGCTGGGATGATTATGTGAAAAAATAACCGCTGCCGCATTATTTTTTAAAGCCGCTTTGACAACTTCACGTGGATATACACTGGCTGCGTTAATCGTACCATAAAATAAGATTTCATCTTTCAATAAACGATTTTGACTATCAAGATACAACACCATAAACACCTCCTGCTGCAACCCTCGCATTTGCAGGGTTAAATAGTCGTAAACAGCTTGAGGGGAATTAAAAACGGCATCGCGAACAAAGCCTTCTTGCATATAACGCTGACTTAGCTCAAGTACTGCTTGTAACTGTACATATTTAGCTGTACCCAGCCCTTTTTGCGCACAAAACTCATCTATGCTGGCATTAAACAAATTATGCAGGGTTTTATTTTCATTGATCAGATGTTGTGCCAGCTCTATTGCATTCATACCGGGTAAACCCGTACGTAAAAATATAGCCAATAGTTCAGCATCAGAGAGTGCCTTTGCGCCTTTTGCTAGCAGCTTTTCTCGCGGTCTGAGTGAATTAGGCAGAGAGGTTAATTGCATCGTTCATCCTTGAAAGCGGTCAGTATCATATAACTGTAATGCAAAATTAAAAATTAGCGCGATAAAACGCATTTTATCTTAGCTGTCACGCTCAAGATTTGTTATTTTAGCCAGCATATTTTATAAAATTGATGAACAACCATGATTAATTTAACAAATAAAAAAATAGTGCTGGGTATTAGCGGTGGAATTGCAGCCTATAAATGTGCCGAACTCGTAAGACGTTTAAAAGACCATGGTTGTGACGTTAAAGTTGTAATGACTGAATCAGCAAAGCATTTTATTACCCCGCTAACGATGCAAGCTGTCAGTGGTGAAATAGTGTCTGACTCATTACTCGACCCATCAGCAGAAGCTGCGATGGGACATATTGAATTTGCCAAATGGGCTGATTTAATTTTAGTGGCTCCTGCCACCAGCAATATTATTGCAAAAATGGCGGTAGGCATTGCTGATGATCTACTCACTACGTTATTACTCGCAACTCCTGCAAAAGTGGCTGTGGCACCGGCTATGAATCAACAAATGTACGCGCACCCTGCCACGCAAGCTAATATAGCCACTTTAAAGGCTCGTGGCGTTGCAGTTTGGGGGCCAGGCAAAGGTGAGCAAGCCTGTGGTGATGTAGGTGCAGGGCGAATGCTTGAACCGCATGAATTAGTGAGTTTATGCACTGAACCTGCGCAACCACAACTCTTAGCGGGTAAAACCATTACTATTACCGCAGGCCCAACCCGAGAACCTCTCGATCCGGTGCGTTTTATATCAAACCACAGCTCAGGAAAAATGGGTTATGCACTAGCACAAGCTGCTTTATCATTTGGCGCGCAAGTTAACTTAATTTCAGGCCCAGTGACCATTACCGCGCCGCAAGGCGTTAATTTAATTAATATAGAAAGTGCTGAGCAGCTACTGCAAGAATCTCTCAATTACGCCCATCAATCAGACGCCTTTATTGGCTGCGCTGCTGTAGCCGATTACCGCGCAGCGAATATCGCCACGCAAAAAATGAAAAAACAAGGCGATGAACTCACTCTTAGCTTAGTTAAGAACCCAGACGTTATAGCAGCGGTAGCAAACCTTACACAAAGCCGCCCTTACACTGTCGGCTTTGCAGCAGAAACGCAAAATGTTGCTAACTACGCTAAAGGGAAATTGACTAATAAAAACCTCGATATGATTTGCGCAAACGACGTATCGCAAAGTGATTTAGGCTTTAATTCAGAACGTAACGCACTTACTCTTTATTGGCAAAATGAACAACTCGATTTACCTGTGACTAGTAAAACAGAAATAGCAATCAAAGTGATCGAGCAGCTTGCCAAACGATTATAAAAAGGCTGGAAACAAACTGAATAAAACATTAACATGATGACGCCTTGTGACCTTTTAGTGTAATTTTACTTCGCTAATATAGTTTAATGCTTGCGCAGTACCAGAGCTTCACGTAATACGTGAAAATATCGCTTCACTGGTTATTGCCCGCACAAACACTAGGCAGGTAGCTGTGTTATCGCACGTTGATGTAGAAAAAATAACTATTAAAAAAAGGAATGTTCATGCCTGCGACAAAAAAAAGTAATCGCAAAGAGCAAATACTGCAAGCACTCGCACAAATGTTAGAAACCAGCCCTGGTCAGCGTATTACAACTGCCAAACTTGCCGCAGAAGTTGGCGTATCTGAAGCCGCTCTTTATCGCCACTTTCCGAGCAAAGCGCGGATGTTTGAAGGATTAATTGAGTTTATTGAAGATACCCTGCTATCACGTATTAATCTTATTTTAGATAACGAAAAAGAAAGCAAAGCACGCGTATACAATACCTTATTACTGTTGCTAACGTTTGCTGAGAAAAACCCTGGCATTACTCGTATATTAACAGGCGATGCTCTACAAGGTGAGCAGGAGCGACTTCGTGAACGTGTACAAGGCTTATTTGAAAAGCTAGAGACCCAATTCAAGCAAATTCTTAGAGAGCGTAAGCTACGTGAAGGTAAAAACTTCCAAAGCGATGAGCTAACCCTAGCTAACTTTTTGCTTGCCTACGTTGAGGGTAAAATGAATCAGTTTGTGCGCAGTAATTTTAGTGCTCGCCCAAGTGAGCAATTTGAAAAACAATGGCCAGAACTTCAAAAAATTTGGTTATAAGATTCGAAGTAATACCTTGTTAGTGATGCTAACAAGGTATTAAATAAACCACTTCCACTCCTATTTTTCACAGATGCCTACCACCTCGCATCCCGTAGCTCGAAAATTTTACCTTTTACCTTTTACCTTTTACCTTTTACCTTTTACCTTTTACCTTTTACCATTCATTTTTAACCTCTCATCTCTGCCCTGCTACCACTTATCGTATCTACTCGAATTGTTATTAAAACTCGTTACAATAAAATAATGTTAAAAAACGAGAATCTATAATGAAAACACAACTCACTCTTATAGGCTGTGCACTTATTACCAGCTTAACGAGCGCCAGTGCCTTAGCAAATAAGCCATTAGAATTTAAAGATGTATTTGATTTTAAATCTGTAAAAGGCACACAGCTTTCTGAAAATGGTCAAATCCTCTCTTTAAGTGCAACTCCTTATCGTGGCAATGCCACTGGGCAAGTCTACTCGCTAAATAACAACAAGCTTATTGCTGAGGTAGAGCGAGGCACTCGCCCTACAATTAACAAAATGGCGAACTGGGTTGCATTCATCCAAGTGCCTACCCTACTTGAAAAAGAAACCACTAAGAAAAAAAGCGATCTAAAAAACAATCTAGTATTAGTGAATACCCAAACCGGTGAGCAACAACGCTTTAATGACGTAAAAGACTACGTACTCGCTAATAACGGGAAGTGGCTTGCCTATCGTAAAAATGAGAGCACAGACGCGGATGATAAAAACGCCGATAACGATAGCGCTATCCCTGCAGACAAAAAAGATAAAAGCTACCCGCTGGTTATCGTCAACTTAAGCGATAAACGCACCCACACTCTTGAAAGTGCTTTCACCTATGATATTAGCGCCACCAGCGATCAATTATTAGTGAGCCAAAGCTATGTGGATGGCAATAATAATCAAATTACTTTATTTTCACTCAATGATTTTACCAGCACAGCATTAATTGACGAGCCTGGTGTGGTTGCCAACAAAATAGCTTGGCATCCAATCAATAAGAGTGTTGCATTTACTTTAGGTAACTATGTAAACGATGATAAGCGTCGCCGCCAATACGAATTAACGCTTTGGCAGGACGAAACGCTTACCACTGTGCAGTCACCTAACCCAGAATGGTTAATGGGTAAAACTGCGACATTAACGTGGGCCGAAGATGGTACACGCCTATACTTTGAAAACCGCCCAAAACTTGCTGAAAAAGTTAAACAAAAGGAATATACCGATGAGTCGTCATTGTATGACTTTGAGGTTATTCGCGACCAAAAAGGGTTAAATGTATGGCACAACAACGATGCGCAAATTAAACCTCGCGAAGAGCAGCAATGGAATGAAAGTAATAAGAATCGACATTACACGGCGGTATACCATGTAAACTCGCAACAAGTTGTGCAGTTAAGCACACCAAATATGCCTGAGGTCGCACTTAATACTGAACGCGCGGATTCATTATTAGGCTACTCAAATCTAGCCCATCTTGAAAAAATAATGTATGGCGGCTTTTTTGCTGACTACTTTGCGGTTGATATAAAAACGGGTAAACAAACACCTATTATTAACGACTATCCATTTAGACCTAGCCTTGCGCCTAATGGTCAGTTTGCTGCTTACTTTGATAACAACCAAGTACAGCTTAAAAACTTAGGCAATAACAAAGTGAGCGTACTCAGCAAAGCAATTAACGCTACCTTTGCCGATGACAAACACGATTATCCATCTAAGCAGCCTGGCTATGGCTTTGCTGGCTGGCTTAACGATAGCAGCGAAATACTGGTTTATAGTAAATATGATATTTGGTCGTTTAATGTAAATACCAAGCAAGCCAAACGCTTAACTAATGGTAAACAAAGTAATACTCAGTACAGAGTAATCAAGCTTGATAAAAACCAAGTGGGCTTTAACAGCAATGATACTCTTTTGCTCTCTGCAATTAACTTACAAAGTAAGCAAAGTGAGGTGGCTAAACTTAATTTAACAACGCTTAACGTTACTAAAGTACTCACAGGTAATAAGCGTTTTGATGTAATTAAAAAAGCCAAAAATGCCGATAAATACTTATTTACTGAGCAAACCTATCAGCAATTTCCTGATATTTATCAAACAGACTTTAGCTTCAAACAAGCACAACAAGTCACTAACCTTAATCCTCAGGTAACTAATTTTGCTTGGGGAGAAAAGCCTGAACTTATTAGCTATAAAGGCTTTGATGGAGAAGATTTACAAGGGGTATTAATCAAACCTGCCGGCTATAAAAAAGGCGATAAAGTACCGGTTGTGGTGTACTTTTACCGCTATATGAGCCAGCGTATGTACGATTTCCCTAAAATGGAATTAAATCATCGCCCTAACTTTCCGATGTTTACATCAAATGGCTACGCCATCTTTTTACCTGATATTCGTTTTGAAATAGGTCATCCAGGTAAGTCTTCAACTCAAACCATGATCAACGCCACTCAAAAGCTGATTGATTTAGGCATTGCCGATGCTAATAAAATAGGGTTACAAGGCCATTCATGGGCGGGTTATCAAAGCGCGTTTATGATCACTGAAACTGATATGTTTAAAGCTGTAGTTTCGGGTGCGCCAGTGTCTAACATGACCAGCGCCTACAGTGGCATTCGCTTAAAGTCAGGGCTTGCTCGCCAATTTCAATATGAAACAGGGCAAAGTCGCATTGGTAAAAACTTATTTGAAGCCCCTGAGCTTTATATTGAGAACTCGCCAGTCTTTTTTGCGGATAAAGTAAATACCCCGATTCTGATTATGTTTGGTGATAAAGATGATGCTGTGCCATGGCATGAAGGCGTGCAATATTACTTAGCACTACGCCGTGCGGGTAAAGATGCTACATTTTTACAATATGAAGGTGAGCCACATCACTTAAAGCAATTCCCTAATCAGGTAGATTTCTCAGTACGTATGATGCAGTACTTTGATCATTACTTAAAAGGCAAGCCAGCCGCTAAGTGGATGAACGAAGGTGAAGCGTTTATCGAAGAGTAACTAATAAACCGGCGCTATTTGGCGTCGGTTTAACATTTAAAACCAGTAATTAAAGACTATGTAAAGTTTTAAATAAATACTAAATCACTATTAAAACTGACTTTTATATTCAGTTCGCGTATTCTAATCTCCTGATTTAAATAACCTCTATAACGAAATGAGCAACGCCACTCCCCCATTTTCAATCTCAGCCAGCATGACTCACAGCATTGCAAATATTAGTGAAGCTTTAGGTAAAATCAGTGCCTTATATTCGCCAGCAACTATTGAGCACTATAAGCAACAAAAACTCACCTCTATACAAATGAAAAACTCTGAATTTCAATTTACAGTATCTGACCTATCAAGCCCAGATAGCTTATTAGCTCTGCATCGCAGCTTAATGAAAGATCAAAGTGAAAAGTCAGGCCGTTATAGGGAGCAAGGTCTAGCGTTAAAAAATGGCTTACAAATGGCACCACAGGCAATTCGAGTGCCACAAATGGTAGAAGAGCTATTTGCGTGGTTTAATACAACTAACCACCACCCTCTAATCAGTAGTGCAGTATGCCATTATGAATTACAGTTTATTCAACCGGTTGCACAGGGTAATACTGAGTTAGCGTGTGTGTGGCAAACCCAACAATTATCACAATGGCATACGCTGTTTTCATTGCTAAACATTCATAACTTAATAGCGGCAACACGCCAACGATACTTTGAAAGCATTAACCTAAGTACCAAAACCGGTGACTCATCCGTGTTTATTGAGTACATGTTAGAGACATTACTTTCAGCATTAGATATTTTAGAAAGTGATTTAAAATCAATAACAAAAAGCCAAACCCCACAACAACCCCCTCAAGTTAAAAACACTATACACTTAGACATACAAGCCCCCCAAGTCATCGCTTTAATAAATGTATTTAACCAAAGCGAAAAACCATTAAACCGACAAGAGCTACAAAACCAGCTAGGGTTAAAAGATCGAAAACATTTTAGAGAGCGCTATTTAAAACCTGCAATTGATGCAGGCATAATCGAAATGACTATTCCCGAAAAACCGAATAGTAAAATGCAGCAATATAGACTTAAAAGTTAGAAATAAAAAATGCCACTTAAGAGCTTAAGTGGCAGGTTTAATAAGCCGCGCTGAGCGACTTTTTTGTATTCTGCTATTAAAAAATGAGACAAAGGGTTGCTCAAACCCTAGTTTTTAACCTTTAAAAAATCAAAAACCTGACATTATAAAAAGAGGCAAGAAATATAGAATTTTTTTGTGTCATAAATCTTTGCTCTCGCCCTGCAAAAAGTCACGATTAGATCCATGCTTTTGCTATAGTTTTAAAAGACTATTTTTTATCATACGTTACCATATCCATCTACAGGTAATGCTTATGAACACCATAATAACTGATTGGTTTTTTGTCACCATCATGGATAAAGATCAACATATAGGTGATGTTATTTGGGGAATAGTAGAGGAAGACAATTCTTACCGCTTTTTTAAAGGGGATTATGTATCTACCAGCCGAGTTGTAGAAATTAATTATGCCAACAGATTTGCTAAAACTTGCTCTGGAAGTCTATATCAGCTTCAAGGAAATGGAAAAAAGGCCATCATAGACATTGATGACTTTGAATTACTAAGATCTGGTTTCAGCCCGATACAAATTAGAGCCTTAAACAAGGTAGGCTCAAGATTCCCTCATTAGTTGGGATTCATAAATTTACGGGCGTTTTCGTTTTGACTTTGGGGGAATTGGCGAAGTTTTAGCTGGCAAAATGTCTTCCAACATTAGCTTGTCATGATTGTAAATCATAAAAAACTCAGCATTGTAGTGTTTTTTAATGTCTTTTCTAAGCCAATCAGGATGGGCTTTCACTGCCGATTTTAATACTGTTAGTGCAGAATCAAGTTTTTTTTGATGTCTCAATTTTTTCCGCCACAAACTCAAGCCTTTAGTACGGCAGAAAATATGCTCAATAGTTGATGGTTTTAGCGATAGTTGAGTAGATATTTCTTCTATCGTGTATCCATAAAAACCTTTAATAACCACTTTCCTAATTATTTCATCAGGCAAATGCATTGAGTTTGATTCGTGGTGTATTCCATTTAACTCCAGTAACTTGCGGATATAACAACGACTGATACCCAAAGTTTTTTCAATTAAATTCATACTTTGCCCCGCCTCCGCTAACTTCAAAATATCCTTATCAAAGTTACTTTTTGAGTTGCAGGTAATATTGGGGTAATGACATGATTCCTTCTTCAAGTTTTCCATCCAGCATAAAACTAAGAAATACTTTAATGGGTGGGCGGGAGTTCTCGTTTTTACTCGGAGCATAGGTCCAACAAAATCAAACGATTGGACTGAGATGGGTATGCCTAATGGTACATTAGCACTCAATCCTTTCCAAAACCTCCTCAACTCTGTTGTTAACTGTTCATACTTCAATTGACCTGATTGAGTAATAAACCCCAACGTTTTTAAGTTTTGAGTTATTACATCAATAGATTCACGTTGAAAGTGCTCTTGTTTATACTCTTGAAACTTTCTAATCGAAAATTCAGAAAACAAAACATCTACTCTGTTTGCTTTTTGACTATCGCCCACAAATAAGGGGAGTGACAGACGCCTATCTAAATGCAAATCGTCATTTCTTATCCCCTCCAACAGGCAATGGTGAATTACACATGCTGTCATTCCGGGTATTTGGTGTTCTATATGCCAGTAACTTGTACCATATGTTATTAAGTCATGGCTTGCACATTCTGGGCAATATTTGTGACCTGCGAATAGCTTTAATCCATATTGTGGTGTCATAGATAAATGAAATGGCGAGCCTTTCTCACCGAGAATTGAACGATAAAGTTTACTAGATTGCGGTGACTTCAGAGTTGCATCAAAAATAGGGAACAACGTTCTGTTATTTATGGTTAGATGTAATGACTCTTCAAAATAGTGAGCAAATTTTTCGAGTGCATTTGGCAAATAGGGATG
This genomic window contains:
- the radC gene encoding DNA repair protein RadC, whose protein sequence is MQLTSLPNSLRPREKLLAKGAKALSDAELLAIFLRTGLPGMNAIELAQHLINENKTLHNLFNASIDEFCAQKGLGTAKYVQLQAVLELSQRYMQEGFVRDAVFNSPQAVYDYLTLQMRGLQQEVFMVLYLDSQNRLLKDEILFYGTINAASVYPREVVKAALKNNAAAVIFSHNHPSGIAEPSQADKLITNKLCQALQLVDINVLDHIIIGGENCVSFAERGLI
- the coaBC gene encoding bifunctional phosphopantothenoylcysteine decarboxylase/phosphopantothenate--cysteine ligase CoaBC; translated protein: MINLTNKKIVLGISGGIAAYKCAELVRRLKDHGCDVKVVMTESAKHFITPLTMQAVSGEIVSDSLLDPSAEAAMGHIEFAKWADLILVAPATSNIIAKMAVGIADDLLTTLLLATPAKVAVAPAMNQQMYAHPATQANIATLKARGVAVWGPGKGEQACGDVGAGRMLEPHELVSLCTEPAQPQLLAGKTITITAGPTREPLDPVRFISNHSSGKMGYALAQAALSFGAQVNLISGPVTITAPQGVNLINIESAEQLLQESLNYAHQSDAFIGCAAVADYRAANIATQKMKKQGDELTLSLVKNPDVIAAVANLTQSRPYTVGFAAETQNVANYAKGKLTNKNLDMICANDVSQSDLGFNSERNALTLYWQNEQLDLPVTSKTEIAIKVIEQLAKRL
- the slmA gene encoding nucleoid occlusion factor SlmA, giving the protein MPATKKSNRKEQILQALAQMLETSPGQRITTAKLAAEVGVSEAALYRHFPSKARMFEGLIEFIEDTLLSRINLILDNEKESKARVYNTLLLLLTFAEKNPGITRILTGDALQGEQERLRERVQGLFEKLETQFKQILRERKLREGKNFQSDELTLANFLLAYVEGKMNQFVRSNFSARPSEQFEKQWPELQKIWL
- a CDS encoding prolyl oligopeptidase family serine peptidase → MKTQLTLIGCALITSLTSASALANKPLEFKDVFDFKSVKGTQLSENGQILSLSATPYRGNATGQVYSLNNNKLIAEVERGTRPTINKMANWVAFIQVPTLLEKETTKKKSDLKNNLVLVNTQTGEQQRFNDVKDYVLANNGKWLAYRKNESTDADDKNADNDSAIPADKKDKSYPLVIVNLSDKRTHTLESAFTYDISATSDQLLVSQSYVDGNNNQITLFSLNDFTSTALIDEPGVVANKIAWHPINKSVAFTLGNYVNDDKRRRQYELTLWQDETLTTVQSPNPEWLMGKTATLTWAEDGTRLYFENRPKLAEKVKQKEYTDESSLYDFEVIRDQKGLNVWHNNDAQIKPREEQQWNESNKNRHYTAVYHVNSQQVVQLSTPNMPEVALNTERADSLLGYSNLAHLEKIMYGGFFADYFAVDIKTGKQTPIINDYPFRPSLAPNGQFAAYFDNNQVQLKNLGNNKVSVLSKAINATFADDKHDYPSKQPGYGFAGWLNDSSEILVYSKYDIWSFNVNTKQAKRLTNGKQSNTQYRVIKLDKNQVGFNSNDTLLLSAINLQSKQSEVAKLNLTTLNVTKVLTGNKRFDVIKKAKNADKYLFTEQTYQQFPDIYQTDFSFKQAQQVTNLNPQVTNFAWGEKPELISYKGFDGEDLQGVLIKPAGYKKGDKVPVVVYFYRYMSQRMYDFPKMELNHRPNFPMFTSNGYAIFLPDIRFEIGHPGKSSTQTMINATQKLIDLGIADANKIGLQGHSWAGYQSAFMITETDMFKAVVSGAPVSNMTSAYSGIRLKSGLARQFQYETGQSRIGKNLFEAPELYIENSPVFFADKVNTPILIMFGDKDDAVPWHEGVQYYLALRRAGKDATFLQYEGEPHHLKQFPNQVDFSVRMMQYFDHYLKGKPAAKWMNEGEAFIEE
- a CDS encoding Fic family protein produces the protein MTHSIANISEALGKISALYSPATIEHYKQQKLTSIQMKNSEFQFTVSDLSSPDSLLALHRSLMKDQSEKSGRYREQGLALKNGLQMAPQAIRVPQMVEELFAWFNTTNHHPLISSAVCHYELQFIQPVAQGNTELACVWQTQQLSQWHTLFSLLNIHNLIAATRQRYFESINLSTKTGDSSVFIEYMLETLLSALDILESDLKSITKSQTPQQPPQVKNTIHLDIQAPQVIALINVFNQSEKPLNRQELQNQLGLKDRKHFRERYLKPAIDAGIIEMTIPEKPNSKMQQYRLKS
- a CDS encoding TniQ family protein, which gives rise to MPMSLLPVFKMFEGETVYSVVSRYHAISGLFNHNTLVSNVFDVNKKRIHPYLPNALEKFAHYFEESLHLTINNRTLFPIFDATLKSPQSSKLYRSILGEKGSPFHLSMTPQYGLKLFAGHKYCPECASHDLITYGTSYWHIEHQIPGMTACVIHHCLLEGIRNDDLHLDRRLSLPLFVGDSQKANRVDVLFSEFSIRKFQEYKQEHFQRESIDVITQNLKTLGFITQSGQLKYEQLTTELRRFWKGLSANVPLGIPISVQSFDFVGPMLRVKTRTPAHPLKYFLVLCWMENLKKESCHYPNITCNSKSNFDKDILKLAEAGQSMNLIEKTLGISRCYIRKLLELNGIHHESNSMHLPDEIIRKVVIKGFYGYTIEEISTQLSLKPSTIEHIFCRTKGLSLWRKKLRHQKKLDSALTVLKSAVKAHPDWLRKDIKKHYNAEFFMIYNHDKLMLEDILPAKTSPIPPKSKRKRP